The following nucleotide sequence is from Gymnodinialimonas sp. 202GB13-11.
GTTCCCGTGAAATCATCCGACAATGTCGCTGGACGCCGAAACGGAACATCCGCCCCAGCAGCCATGGCCGCCGCTGCAATTTCATCATCGTCAGTAGTTACAATGATACGGTCAAATAGCTGCGTTTTCTGAAGCATTTCGATGGGCCAAGCAAGCATAGGCTTGCCCAAAAATGGGAGCACATTCTTGCGTGGGACCCGCTTGGAGCCGCCGCGCGCCGGTATCACTGCTAAGCGTCTCATATCATCGCATCAGTTGCACATTACCCAACACGCTCCATCAAGAACCATGTGATGTCGTCTTGCGGAAACGACGGATCGCGATGGTAGGCGAAACCATAATCGACAAGCTCAAATCCATCATGGCGATCGAGGATTTCACCTGCGAAATCGCGCTTAAACAAACGATCATTGTGGCCGCGATACGGAATCGCGACGGGGCGTGGATTATAGTACTCTGCCACCAACAAGTACCGTCCAGCGGCTTGGGTCAAACGATCGTACACCAAGTTCAGCATGTCGGGGTTGATGTGGATAAGCACGCCTTTGATCAGCGCCAGATCATAGGTCCGGTCCGGCACAAAATCGAAAATCGACATGTGGTGAACGTTTTCTGGCGGAATAACTTTGCCCAAGAGGGCGGCAGCGTCGGCGTTGATCTCTACAGCATGCTGTTCCTGTTCAGGATACAGCAGTTGGAGCGCACGCATATTCATTCCGATGTTCGCCCCAAATTCGATGCAAGTTTTTGGGCGTTGCGTGCATCGAAGGGCTTTCGTGAAAAAGTTCAGGTTGGACGCAAGCAACTCCTCGCCCTTGTTACGGTCGATGTAGTCCGACCCGAACGCACCACTCCAGAAGGCTTCTTGCTCTGTCTTGTATGTCATAGGATTACACATCCATCTAAATGTCTCGGAAAGGCATCGGCCAAGGAACGCAGTTAGTCTAGCTCAAAACCCGCCGCGGCAGCCGCGAATTGGCGCAAACGCGTTTAGCATGTCAGCAACCGCAGCGCAGCGCTAGAGCGTTAAGACCATACCATTTCACTGGAAACCGCCACCAAGCCGGACGCAGCCTCGTCTGGCACGAGAACTGCGAGGGGGTAGACTTCCTCAAGCGAATTGGAATCCAATGCTTCGAACGTGTAGTAGCGCCCTTGTGCTAGAATCTTTAGCGCGCGCAGAAACTTGCTGCGTCCTGTGTCGTGCAGCACGACCCCGAACAACTGATACCCGTCCAGGTTTTGAGCATAATCCAGCAGTCCCGGTTGGTGCTTGGTGAACCATTCGAACGAGACGATGGGGCGATTTGTTTCGATGAACGGTTTCATCGCCTCAAGAATTTCCTGCTCCATGCCCTCGACGTCGATCTTGACGAAGGTCCGTGCAAAATCGCCCAGATCTGCAATGACCTCGTTGGCATCCCGGATCGCAACTTGGTGCGTCATACGGTTGTCTGTGGAGTCAAATTCGAACACGTCATCGGCCAGCGCAGATCGCTCAGAAATCTTAGACAAGCCGTGCTCAATACGGGACTCGACCAGCGTAGCCTCCGTGTTCTCGTTGCCTAACCCGAAATTATGTGCGGTGGCATGGGTCACACCGTTGATGGCGAGATTTGCCTCAAGTACTTTGAACAGAACGGGATGCGGCTCGAACGTGTCGACCTTTTCGAACAAGCCAGCCAATGCGACGGCGTGGTTGCCGATGTTACCGCCGATATCGAGCATTCGTGCATTGTACCCGCTCGTTGCGATCAGCACCTTCAGAACCTCGAGAACACCTTTTTCAAAGTAACCCTCTGTGATGATGTGACGGTCGATACTTCCAACGCTTTGCTGAAAGAAGCGGTGAGGGCGACGACGGATCGCACGGGCCAAAAGCGACGCGGCCGAGAAAGCCGCCAAGTAACGAAGCCCATCAAAAAACGGACGGACCTCGTAGTACTTTTTAAGGGAATTTCTCATGCTCGGCGTTCCGTAGTATTGCTCAAATTGGCGGCGCCAAATGAGGAAATTACTCTGATTTGCAAGCTCTAGTCGCCCACGGAAAAGACTTCAATCAATTGGTGCGCAGCCGAAAGAAGTCAGACAGGAACCCTCGCCGCCAATATGTGAGACGTCTGTACCGGAGAAACAGCCGCGGAAAAGCTGTCGAACTAAGAAGTGATGCTGCACAAACTACTTGCCGCGCAAAACGGCGTCTAGCCAGCCGCTCACGTGGAATTGCCGCCGTAACCCTTCGGGCACTGGCGCAAACGGTATGTCCAAGAAACCGTCGGGAATACGCGGCTTGTCGCGGTCGATCACAGCGACTCGGCTGGCGTCATATAGGGCCACATCGCGGACATGCGGGTTGGTGGTTATCAGTTTTTTGCCCGCCAGCAGCGTCTCGATACTCCGCATGGTCAGCCCGGTTTGGCGCGCATGTTCGATATCTACTACCGCGCGCGATGCGTTCAACACATCCAGATAGGCCTCCTTGGATAGGACCTCGTGTGAAATTGGAACCTCGCCGGGGCGAAAAAGCTGTGGGTCGCGCAAGGCTCGCAACAACCACACCAGTCGTGAGGGTATGTAGCAATGAACGAAGGGCTTCAGGCTTTTGTGCGTAGACCAAAGCCTCGATAGGAAAGCGTACCGGTCTCCATGCACAGAGCCGACGAAGGACCAGTCATATACTATGTTTCCCGTTCGCGATGCTCCAGCGGACGCGGACAACGGCATGAAGCTAAACAGCGGCAGGTGTTGCCAGCCAAGCCGCGCTGCATCACGCGCGTCAAACGTCGCGACAGTGTCGCACAACCGCGCCAGCCCAACCGAGCCGGGATGATTGCGCACGGAATCCCACATGTAGAAATGAACCGTGGCGCAAGGCGCAAGTTTTCGAAGGGTTGTCAGCGTCTTTTCCGTTAACCCGTCGCCTTTGACGATCACGATACGGTCGATGTTTTCGAGGTCTCGCACACCGTGCAACATGCGCACCATTCGGGTCTGGGTCAGCTTGCGCAGCAGCGACGGGACACCCTTCATCAAGACCTTGTAAGCAGTGCGTTCCGACGCGCGCGCGTTGACCCAATCCACGTCGAAGCCTTTGCATTGCGCAGCATCCGAAATCGCCTGATGATACCCAAACAACAGCGGGCAAATCAGCAAAAGCCGCTGTCGCTCTTCGCTCACTTTGAGATGCCCGCAGACGCCATTTCAGCATCGGCCTTCTTGGATAGGTCCTCGTAGATTGGCTGCGTACCAGCCCAATCCACGAAGCGCTGCAACCCGGTCTCAAGGTCAACTGAGGGCACGAAATCGAGCAACCGCTGCGTCTCTGTCAGATCGGCCCAGTTGTGCCGGATATCACCCAACCGGAATTTTCCCGTCACCTCAATGGGCACGTCAAACTGTGCCGTCCGGCACAACGTGTCTGCAAGCTCCGCAATCGAAGTCGCTTGACCAGATCCTACGTTCAAAACAGTGCCATGGGGCATGTCCCGACCAAGAAGACCCTCGAACGCCGCAACCACATCATCCACATGCACAAAATCCCTGCTGGGTATTCCATCCTCGTAAAGTGGAATGCCTAACCCCTGCCGAGCGCGGTTATAGAAGATGGAGATGATCCCGGTGTACGGATTCTGCAACGATTGCCCTTCCCCGTAGACGTTCTGCAAGCGCAAGATACTTAGCCGTGCGCCGACGGCAGCACATCCGGCCTGCAAAAGCAGCTCCTGTGAGGCTTTCGTCGCAGCGTAAACCGATCCAGGATTGAAAGGGAGAGACTCCGGCGTCGCAATAGGCTCAAGCGCTACGCCGTCGCTGGCTTTGAATTCAAATTGTCCTGCGGATAAAGCGGCAAGACTGCGTGCACCGGGACGCATAATACCGCCAGTTCCATCGACCCTGCGGTAGGCACCCTCTCCGTATACGCTGCGGCTGGAGGCCAGGATGATCTGCCGGTCAGTCCGCGGAAGGTCAGACAAAGTCTGCAACAGATGCGCTGTGCCCAACTCATTCACGCTGACATAGGGCTCGATCCGGTACATGGATTGCCCCGTGCCCGTTTCAGCAGCGAAGTGATAGATCGCCTCCGCGTGCTCCAGCACAGAACGGGCGGTGCTCAAATCCCGTATGTCTGAGCGGAAATACGATACCCCTGGCACCACCACGGGTTTCGGGAGAGCGCCGTGGATCTGTGCGTGCAGATTGTCCAAGATGGAAACATCGTGGCCGTCATGCGCCAGCTTACTGGCCAACCGGGTTCCGATGAACCCAGCGCCTCCGGTAATTACAACGCGCATATTTTCCGCTCTCCTGATGAAATCGCGCCGCGTACAGAACTTTCCTTGAAAATCAGGGGGATTTCCCGCGCATTTCCAGAGTCGTTGTGTAGATGGCCAGCGAGGGCAAACCCGGCGATCCGAACATTTATCAACCTCGAAGCGCCTTCATGAGTAGGGGTATGCTGAGGCTTATCTGACCGTTCAGGATCGAACACCAAATACCTACCTGTCTTTGTCGCAACACCGAACTATTGGGTATTGAGACAATAGGCAATCAAAGAGATGTGTTGTTGGCAGTGTCGTGGGCTGCGATCAATCATGATCGCCATCTTCCCAACCGCGAGCGCCGCTGGCGTGAAGTCAAACGAGCCTTTGTTCTCCTGCAGCGCGCGTCCCGCAAAGGTGGAAGTAATCGAAGTATGACACGGGACAGGATTGCTCCGAGCAATCGTGTAAATGCGCAGAAAAGCACGTGGCCAAAAACCGAGAGCGGCTAGCCCGTTTTTTGCTGGCAATTCACGTCGGCTGGTCTGCCGGAAAAAACGACCCACCGCCTACGAATCGCTCAAGCGATTGATCTCTCCCAACGAGACGCGAGCACACACTGCACTGGCGATTAGACGGGTCATGAGCCCTTGAAAGAGGTTGCCCACTTCAGCCTGCAAGCAGATACTGAACGGTCTGATCGCGGTAGCAACCTGGGATCGAAGTTCAAAACACTGAGACGTTACGAAATCGCGATCATCTATGTCGGGAAGGGTTTTGGAAATGGCGCGCTGGGGAGGATTCGAACCCCCGACCCCTTGATTCGTAGTCAAGTACTCTATCCAACTGAGCTACCAGCGCACGATGCGGTCGTTTAACCCCGGTATCCGGGCAGCGCAAGGGCCAATCAGGCCGTCATGCCAGCTGGCAGAAACAGCGTGAAGACTGTCCCATCCTCATCGCTTTTCTTCAGGTCCAACTTGCCCCCATGGCCCCGGATGATCTCGGAACAGATCGCAAGCCCCAGGCCGGTGCCCCCCGCCTTTTGCGCGGACGAGAACGGCTTGAACAGGTTTTCACGGGCTTTTGCGGGAAGGCCGGGACCAGTGTCGCAAATCTCGATACACCAGCCATTGTCGACTTCGGTGGCTGCAATCTTCACCTCGCCGGGCATGTGCGTGGCGGCAATGGCCTGCCGCGCGTTACGAACCAGATTGGACAGGACACGGTGCAACTGCTCCGCATCGGCGCGGACATGCATGTCGCGCGGCACGTCGGCCGTATAGCTTACGTCACCATCGCCTTGGGCAAGATTGTCGTTGTCCAGAACGTCATCAACCAACGGCTCCAGCGGTATACGATCCAACTTGGGCGCAGGCTCTTCGGCCCGGCCAAAGGCCAGTGTGGCCTCCGTTAGGTTAATAGCACGGTTCAGCGAATTGATCAGCTTGGGCGCAATCCTTTGCACTGTCGGGTCAGGCACCGTTTCCAACCGATCCGCCACGAGTGTCGCAACCGAAAGCATATTGCGCAGGTCATGGCTGATCTTGGCCACGGCCTCCCCCAGTTGTGCCAACCGCTCCCGCTGCCGCAGAAGCGAGGTCAGCTGTGTTTGCATCCCGTTCAGGGCCTCTTCCGCATTCCTCAGTTCTCGCACCGATCCCTGGGGTTGGATGATCCGGTTCGCGTCTTCGGGGGCGTCGGCATAGCTCATCATTGAGCCAACGACACGCTTGATCGGGTTCACCATCAAGATACGCACAGCCACAAACAGCAAGAGCGCGGTGAAGATCGAGATGACCGCCGATAAGATCAAAATGCGCTGACCGTAGTCGATCATCGCCATCCGCAAGGGCGCGGTTTCCATCGTGACTTCGATCAACAGACCGGCCTCGCGCACCGGCTCCCCAATAACGCGGATGTTCTGATCTTCCGTCTCGAAGATGCGCATGGTCGCATCGCGGATCAGCTCCCATGCAGGCGGGTCACGCAGATCGAACGAGGCTGAAATCGGCTCCATCCCATCCGTCGACAGGATCAACTGGCGCACGGCATCGCGCCGTAGCACGACGTTCAGAACCTCGGCATTTTCCAGAAGCTCATATTCCAGATCATCGTCGATCATGCCGTCCGTCGCCAGCAAGGCGAGTGAGGCGATCTGCGCCCGTTCCAGACGCGCCAACAGGTAGTCCTCGCGGAAACGGGCAATGGAGGGGACGAAGATGAAAATCTCGGCCAGCATCACGAAGATGATCGTGAGGATCAGAAATCGACCTGATAGTGAGTTGGCCAAACGCCGCCCCCCGAATGGCCCGTTGGGCCTGTTACGTGACCGGCGCCGTTAAGGGCGGCCGAACCTCTGCACGAAGCGCACGACTTTCTTGACCGTATCGCTTTCGAACAGCTTGGGAGAGAAATACGCGCTCGCGGCCCGTTTGTTAATCTCTCCCAGTGTCGGGTAGGGCGCGATCATGTTGGCAACGGCGCTCATCTTCATCTTGTTCGCAATCGCCATGGACCAGATCTGGATCAGATCACCGGCTTGCGGACCAACGATTGTTGCACCCACTGGCTTACCTTTAAAGACCATCACCTTGGCAAAGCCCTTGGTCTGCCCAGTCGCGATGCCACGGTCGTTGTGGTGAAATTCTGCCTTGGCGATGAACACCTTTTCGCCGTGCTGCTCTTTCGCCTGTGCTTCGGTCAGGCCGACTTGCGCCAGCTCGGGCGACGTATAGGTGGCCCAAGGAATGTGATCCGTGCGGGCCTTGGCGGGCAGGCCGAACAACATGGGCCGGATGATGACACCAGCATGGTAGCCCGCGACATGGGTGAATTGGAAACCACCCGCCACATCGCCAACCGCGTAAACCCGCTTGTTGGTCGACCGCAGGCCCGCATCCACCGTGACACCGCGCCGGTCATAGTCGACACCCGCCTTTTCCAGATCGAGCTTGTCGACATTCACCTGACGCCCGACGGCAACGAGCAGATGCGTGCCGTCAAAGCTTTGGCCGTCTTCGGTTTCGACCTTGATAGCCCCATCCGACCCGCTGATCTGGCTGGCCTTCGCGCCTTCTACAATCTCGATGCCCTCGGCGCGCAGGTTCTCCAGCACGATGGCGGCGGCCTCCGGGTCATCCTTGCCCATGGCCTTGTCGCCTTCCAGCACGGTCACCTTTGAGCCTAGCCGCACATGCGCCTGCGCCATCTCCAGCCCGATCGGGCCACCGCCGATGATGATCAGGTGCTCGGGCCGCTCACGCAGGTCAAAAATTGTCTCATTGGTATGGTGTGGCACCGTGTCGAGACCCGGGATCGGTGGCACGAACGGACGCGAGCCTGTGGCAATCACAAACCGGCGCGCCTTGATCACATCCTCACCCGCCTGCACTTCCGTCTCGCTGATGAAACGCCCGAATTCGCGGATCACATGGACACCGAGGCCTTCAAAACGCTCCTGGCTATCCACCGGCTCGATCTCAGCGATTACAGCATGAACGTGGTCCTTGGCAGCAGCGTAATCCGGGTTGGGTGCATGGCCGGCCACACCAAACGCGGCCTCAGATGTTTCATGTGCCTTGTGACCGGCGGCCAGCAGGGCCTTCGACGGCACGCAACCGTAATTCAGGCAATCCCCACCCATCTTGTGGCCTTCCAGAAGGACGACCTTGGCCCCCATCTGCACAGCGCCCGCCGCAACGGACAACCCGCCAGAGCCTGCGCCAATGACGCAGATGTCGGTCTCAATCACAGCCATTGTATCAGATCCCCTTCTTGCCGCGCACGGCCTTCAACACGACGGGCAAGGCGGCCAGCGCACACAGACCCAGGATCGGCAGCAAGACCTGCGGCTCGAAAATGATGCCAAGGTTCGGTGTCTCGCCCCGCTCGAACACTTCGCCAAGACCTGCACCCACCGAGGTGTAGACGATCGCCCCCGGCATGATGCCGAAGAAGGTCGTGATCACATAGCGGCGCAGCGGCACTTCGAAGAGGGCAGGCAAAACATTGGCCACAAAGAACGGCACCGCAGGCACAAGGCGCAGAAGGAACAGGGCGGACCACTGATTCTCATCAATCGCGTCCTTGAACCGCTTGGTGATCCCTTCCGACCCTTCCAACCGCGCCCCGATCCGCGCGCCAAAGCTGGTCTGCGCAGCCAGGAAGATGGCGGTCGCCCCGATGGTCGCGCCTGTGATGTTGAACAAAGCACCCGGGAACGTGGCAAACAGGAACCCGCCTGTCAGCGTGGCAATCGTCGCACCGGGCAGCGAAAACGCGACGATCAAGGCATAGGCCAACACGAACAGGGCAGCGGTCAGAACGTAGTTGGCATCGCGAAACGCCAAAAGCGCCTCACGGTTGTCGGCCAATGCCTGAAAGCTCAGGTAGTCGCGGAAGAAGTAATACCCGACGCCTGCCCCGATCACGACGGCGATCAGTGGCAAATAACGCCCTAGTCCTGAGTTCTGCGGGTCTGACACGCTGTCCGACATATCCCTAAATCCTTGTCCCGTAAGTTGGACCCTAGATGCGACATCCGGCGCAAGGGCGATATCCCTCCTCACGCGCCAGTGATGGGACGTGACGCGATTGCAGGTTTTCGTGACCTTGCGCCCGAAAACTCGTAACAAACGGGCGACACCATGTTTCAGTTCCGCGGAGGATTTGTGGAAAAGGTTCTGATCAGCTCCTGCCTGATGGGCGCGCGCGTCCGATATGATGGCAAAGCCAAGACGCTGGATGACCAGCTTTTGGCGACATGGCGCGCCGAAGGGCGCCTGATCAGCCTGTGCCCTGAGATGGCCGCCGGCCTGCCCACACCCCGCGCCCCGGCTGAGATTGCGCCGGGCGCAACAGCCGAGGCCGTGCTGCGGGGGCGTGGTGCCATCTACGACAAGGACGGGCTCGACATGACCGCCGATTTCGTCAACGGCGCGAACCTTGCGCTTGAGGTGGCTCAGGAAAGCGGCTGCCGCTTTGCGCTTCTGACCGATGGAAGCCCTTCTTGCGGGTCAACGCGCGTCTATTCCGGCGATTTCAACGGGCAGACCCATGAGGGCGAAGGCGTCGTGGCGGCGCGGCTGCGTGCCGGTGGTGTGCGGGTTTTC
It contains:
- a CDS encoding pseudaminic acid biosynthesis-associated methylase → MTYKTEQEAFWSGAFGSDYIDRNKGEELLASNLNFFTKALRCTQRPKTCIEFGANIGMNMRALQLLYPEQEQHAVEINADAAALLGKVIPPENVHHMSIFDFVPDRTYDLALIKGVLIHINPDMLNLVYDRLTQAAGRYLLVAEYYNPRPVAIPYRGHNDRLFKRDFAGEILDRHDGFELVDYGFAYHRDPSFPQDDITWFLMERVG
- a CDS encoding sensor histidine kinase, whose amino-acid sequence is MANSLSGRFLILTIIFVMLAEIFIFVPSIARFREDYLLARLERAQIASLALLATDGMIDDDLEYELLENAEVLNVVLRRDAVRQLILSTDGMEPISASFDLRDPPAWELIRDATMRIFETEDQNIRVIGEPVREAGLLIEVTMETAPLRMAMIDYGQRILILSAVISIFTALLLFVAVRILMVNPIKRVVGSMMSYADAPEDANRIIQPQGSVRELRNAEEALNGMQTQLTSLLRQRERLAQLGEAVAKISHDLRNMLSVATLVADRLETVPDPTVQRIAPKLINSLNRAINLTEATLAFGRAEEPAPKLDRIPLEPLVDDVLDNDNLAQGDGDVSYTADVPRDMHVRADAEQLHRVLSNLVRNARQAIAATHMPGEVKIAATEVDNGWCIEICDTGPGLPAKARENLFKPFSSAQKAGGTGLGLAICSEIIRGHGGKLDLKKSDEDGTVFTLFLPAGMTA
- a CDS encoding NAD(P)/FAD-dependent oxidoreductase — encoded protein: MAVIETDICVIGAGSGGLSVAAGAVQMGAKVVLLEGHKMGGDCLNYGCVPSKALLAAGHKAHETSEAAFGVAGHAPNPDYAAAKDHVHAVIAEIEPVDSQERFEGLGVHVIREFGRFISETEVQAGEDVIKARRFVIATGSRPFVPPIPGLDTVPHHTNETIFDLRERPEHLIIIGGGPIGLEMAQAHVRLGSKVTVLEGDKAMGKDDPEAAAIVLENLRAEGIEIVEGAKASQISGSDGAIKVETEDGQSFDGTHLLVAVGRQVNVDKLDLEKAGVDYDRRGVTVDAGLRSTNKRVYAVGDVAGGFQFTHVAGYHAGVIIRPMLFGLPAKARTDHIPWATYTSPELAQVGLTEAQAKEQHGEKVFIAKAEFHHNDRGIATGQTKGFAKVMVFKGKPVGATIVGPQAGDLIQIWSMAIANKMKMSAVANMIAPYPTLGEINKRAASAYFSPKLFESDTVKKVVRFVQRFGRP
- a CDS encoding NAD-dependent epimerase/dehydratase family protein, which encodes MRVVITGGAGFIGTRLASKLAHDGHDVSILDNLHAQIHGALPKPVVVPGVSYFRSDIRDLSTARSVLEHAEAIYHFAAETGTGQSMYRIEPYVSVNELGTAHLLQTLSDLPRTDRQIILASSRSVYGEGAYRRVDGTGGIMRPGARSLAALSAGQFEFKASDGVALEPIATPESLPFNPGSVYAATKASQELLLQAGCAAVGARLSILRLQNVYGEGQSLQNPYTGIISIFYNRARQGLGIPLYEDGIPSRDFVHVDDVVAAFEGLLGRDMPHGTVLNVGSGQATSIAELADTLCRTAQFDVPIEVTGKFRLGDIRHNWADLTETQRLLDFVPSVDLETGLQRFVDWAGTQPIYEDLSKKADAEMASAGISK
- a CDS encoding Ada metal-binding domain-containing protein, which produces MLRGTETWCRPFVTSFRAQGHENLQSRHVPSLAREEGYRPCAGCRI
- a CDS encoding FkbM family methyltransferase; this translates as MRNSLKKYYEVRPFFDGLRYLAAFSAASLLARAIRRRPHRFFQQSVGSIDRHIITEGYFEKGVLEVLKVLIATSGYNARMLDIGGNIGNHAVALAGLFEKVDTFEPHPVLFKVLEANLAINGVTHATAHNFGLGNENTEATLVESRIEHGLSKISERSALADDVFEFDSTDNRMTHQVAIRDANEVIADLGDFARTFVKIDVEGMEQEILEAMKPFIETNRPIVSFEWFTKHQPGLLDYAQNLDGYQLFGVVLHDTGRSKFLRALKILAQGRYYTFEALDSNSLEEVYPLAVLVPDEAASGLVAVSSEMVWS
- a CDS encoding DUF523 domain-containing protein — its product is MFQFRGGFVEKVLISSCLMGARVRYDGKAKTLDDQLLATWRAEGRLISLCPEMAAGLPTPRAPAEIAPGATAEAVLRGRGAIYDKDGLDMTADFVNGANLALEVAQESGCRFALLTDGSPSCGSTRVYSGDFNGQTHEGEGVVAARLRAGGVRVFAQHQLNDLARAIEEAENSGG
- a CDS encoding TVP38/TMEM64 family protein, whose amino-acid sequence is MSDSVSDPQNSGLGRYLPLIAVVIGAGVGYYFFRDYLSFQALADNREALLAFRDANYVLTAALFVLAYALIVAFSLPGATIATLTGGFLFATFPGALFNITGATIGATAIFLAAQTSFGARIGARLEGSEGITKRFKDAIDENQWSALFLLRLVPAVPFFVANVLPALFEVPLRRYVITTFFGIMPGAIVYTSVGAGLGEVFERGETPNLGIIFEPQVLLPILGLCALAALPVVLKAVRGKKGI